TGCGGTGTTCGACTCGCCGTTGCAGAACTTCCGCCTGCGCGCCGAATTCCGCCTGTGGCGCGAGGGCGGTGAGCGGCATTACGCGATGTTTTCCCAGGACGACAAACGCACGCCGATCCTGATCGAGGAATTCCCGATCGCCAGCCTGCGCATCAACCAGTTGATGCCGCAATTGAAGGCGGCCTGGCAGGCCAGCGCGGCGTTGAGCCACAAGCTGTTCCAGGTGGAGTTTCTGACCACCCTGGCCGGCGACGCGATGATCACCCTGTGCTATCACCGCCCGCTGGACGAGCACTGGCACGCGGCGGCCACCAAGCTGTCGGCGGACCTGGGCGTCAGCATCATCGGTCGCTCCAAGGGCAAGCGCGAAGTGCTCGGCCTTGATTACGTGGTCGAGAAACTGGAAGTCGGCGGTCGCACCTTCAGCTATCGCCAGCCGGAAGGTGCGTTCACCCAGCCCAACGGCACCGTGAACCAGAAGATGCTCAACTGGGCATACGAAGCACTGGGCGATCGCAGCGACGATCTGCTGGAGCTGTACTGCGGCAACGGCAACTTCACCCTGCCGCTGGCGACCCGCGTGCGCAAAGTGCTGGCCACCGAAATCAGCAAGACCTCGGTCAACGCTGCATTGAGCAACCTGGCCGAAAACGCTGTGGATAACGTTACTCTGGTGCGCCTGTCCGCCGAAGAGCTGACCGAAGCCCTGAACGAAGTTCGCCCGTTCCGTCGCCTGCACGGCATCGACCTGAAGAGCTACGAGTTCGGCAGCGTGTTCGTCGACCCGCCACGGGCCGGCATGGACCCGGACACCTGCGAACTGACCCGTCGCTTCGACAACATCCTGTACATCTCCTGCAACCCGGAGACCCTGGCGGCCAACATCGCCCAACTGCACGACACGCACCGCATCACCCGCTGCGCGTTGTTCGACCAGTTCCCGTGGACTCACCACATGGAATCCGGCGTGCTGTTGACCCGGCGTTGATCGCAGGTGCCAGAAACAAGAAAGCCGTCCTGACCGACGGCTTTTTTGTGCCTGTTCATGGCACGGGATCGACTTTGCGCGGGCGCCCGCCCTTCCTGCCGTTGGCCCGTGCAGCTTCAGCTTTCGCGGTGCTGCTCTGGCGGCCATTGCGTGAAGCGATCACCGAGGCTGCCATGGCCATCAATGGTTGACTGGCCGAGATCATCCCGGCGATGGAAACCTGCAGGTCCTTGCCGTCATGGCACAGCGCGGTGCCGGCAAAGCCGATGTTCAATCCGGTAAAGTCTTCCGGTTCGAAATCATCGAATTCGCGGTAGAGATTTACTGGCAGCAGCACGCCGCTGTCGTCCTCGAAGTGAATCACCAGGCACGGTTTCTGAAAGGCTACCGACACGGCTTGCAGGCTGCTGCGACGACGTACACCACCACGATCAACGGCCTCGTCCAGACGTTTTTCCGTGACGGGGCGATCCGCGTGCAAGCCGGCTTTGACTGTTTTCATAGTTCGATCTCCACACCTTCCCGAGCACCGACCAGGGCCAGCAGGGTTTTGTTTTCTTCTGGTTCGTAATACGCCGATCCAATCCTGAAGCTTGTGCTGGCGACCTCCCGCAGTACCGCCACCTGATTCGACTGCCCGTCCCACCATTGATTGTCGAGACAGGCCGTTCGCAAGCGGGTCCACCAGATCCAGCGGGCCCGCCGCAGATGATCGGTTTCACGCAACGACTGGCGCAGCCCTTCAAGCAAGGCAACCGGTGGTCGATGCGACAGTGGCACCACATCCCACAGTTCAACGCCGTTGTGCCAGAAACTGAATTTGAAGCGCGCGCTCCAGGCGCCTGCATCCACATGTGCGTGGGGCGGACAATGTTCATCACGCAACATGATCACCACAGACAGCCCTTTGTAACTGCATACTTTCATGCTAACCCATCCGTTAGGTTTAAAAGTTTCAACATTTGCCATTCCCTGGCAAATCCGACCACCGGCGCCAACGCCCACTGTGGCCGTTACCTTTCGAGCCTAGTGCGGCAGCCGCAAAAGCCCCGCGCGAAATGGTAAGCAGTTCTTTCGCATCGTCCGCGCATTTGCTACATACGAAGACTCATTCCCCGGTGTAATCAATCATGCAGCGACACTTCGACGACCTTCAGCTGGGCAGCATCGAGTTGTTTTGTCTGGCGGCCGAGTGCGGCAGTTTCACCGGTGCGGCGCAGGCGGCTTCGGTGACGCCGGCGGCGGTGAGTCGCTCGGTTTCGCGCATGGAGGAACGCCTGGGCGTGCGATTGTTCGCGCGCACTACCCGCAGCGTGAAACTGACCGACAGCGGCCGGCGCTATTACGAAGAATGCCGTCAGGCGCTGGCGCAACTGGTGGAGGCGCAACGGGAAGTCATGGGCCAGCAGCAGGAACCGTCCGGCACCCTGCGCATCAGTATTCCTACAACCTACGCCCACCACCGGATCCTGCCGCTGCTGCCGGCCTTTCGCGCGCGCTTTCCGCAAGTGAAGGTCGAGATGCACATCAGCAATCGCAACATCGACTTCGTCGGCGAGGGTTACGACATGGCGATCCGCGTACGGGCAATTCACGATTCCGGCCTGATCGCCCGACACCTGGAAGATGCGGCGCTGGTGATGGTCGCGAGCCCCGATTACCTCAAGCGCGCCGGCACGCCACAGACTCTCGAAGACCTCGCAAAGCACGAGTGCATCCAGTACGAATTGCCCAGCAGCGGGCGGCGAATCACCTGGCTGTTTTACGACGAGGACACGCCACGGGAAATCCTCGCCGAGGGCAGTTTCTGCTGTTCCGATGACGTGCTCGGTGGCGTGACCCTGGCCAGACACGGCGCCGGGTTGTTCCAGACTTACCGTTTCATCGTCGAAAAAGAACTGGCCGACGGCTCGCTGGTGGAAGTACTCAAACCCTACAGCGGGCGCTCGCGACCGTTCACGCTGCTGTACCCGCAGAATCGCCACATGCCGCTGCGCGTCAGGGCCTTCATCGATTTTCTGGTCGAGCAGTTGCCGCATTAATGTCCGATTACCGAACACAAAACGGCGCAGCGACCGTTGATCAATTGATTAAAGTAACCAGCTAGTACAATTTAACTCCACAGGTCGAAACCCTCGGCCCAAGCCAAAAACAATAAGTGGAGTTTGCCCCCATGCCCCCTATCGTTCTGGTGCTCAACGGCCCGAACCTGAACCTGCTCGGCACCCGTGAACCGGC
This genomic window from Pseudomonas kribbensis contains:
- the trmA gene encoding tRNA (uridine(54)-C5)-methyltransferase TrmA translates to MTFDSQAYAAQLEDKVTRLRDLLAPFDAPEPAVFDSPLQNFRLRAEFRLWREGGERHYAMFSQDDKRTPILIEEFPIASLRINQLMPQLKAAWQASAALSHKLFQVEFLTTLAGDAMITLCYHRPLDEHWHAAATKLSADLGVSIIGRSKGKREVLGLDYVVEKLEVGGRTFSYRQPEGAFTQPNGTVNQKMLNWAYEALGDRSDDLLELYCGNGNFTLPLATRVRKVLATEISKTSVNAALSNLAENAVDNVTLVRLSAEELTEALNEVRPFRRLHGIDLKSYEFGSVFVDPPRAGMDPDTCELTRRFDNILYISCNPETLAANIAQLHDTHRITRCALFDQFPWTHHMESGVLLTRR
- a CDS encoding DUF4160 domain-containing protein, producing the protein MKVCSYKGLSVVIMLRDEHCPPHAHVDAGAWSARFKFSFWHNGVELWDVVPLSHRPPVALLEGLRQSLRETDHLRRARWIWWTRLRTACLDNQWWDGQSNQVAVLREVASTSFRIGSAYYEPEENKTLLALVGAREGVEIEL
- a CDS encoding LysR family transcriptional regulator, with amino-acid sequence MQRHFDDLQLGSIELFCLAAECGSFTGAAQAASVTPAAVSRSVSRMEERLGVRLFARTTRSVKLTDSGRRYYEECRQALAQLVEAQREVMGQQQEPSGTLRISIPTTYAHHRILPLLPAFRARFPQVKVEMHISNRNIDFVGEGYDMAIRVRAIHDSGLIARHLEDAALVMVASPDYLKRAGTPQTLEDLAKHECIQYELPSSGRRITWLFYDEDTPREILAEGSFCCSDDVLGGVTLARHGAGLFQTYRFIVEKELADGSLVEVLKPYSGRSRPFTLLYPQNRHMPLRVRAFIDFLVEQLPH